The segment TGGTTTTGAAGTAGTGATAAATCTTGCTTTATCAAGTGCAACAAATGCCTTAGAAAATGAAGATAAAATAGTTTCAACGCTAGGTATGACTTATATTCATCTTCCTGTGGATTTTGAATATCCTACAAAAGATGATTTAAAACTTTTTTTAACTCTTTTATCTTCCCTTGAGGGCAAAAAAGTGTTTGTACATTGTGCTTTAAATTATAGAGTAAGTGCTTTTATGTATGTTTATCATAAATACTTTTTAAAAACTCCTTTTGATGAGATAGATTTATCTCTTCTCGAAGAATGGAAACCTTCTCCTATCTGGCAAGATATTTTAAAAATAGAGTTTGAAGAGCTAAGCTAAGAAAAATTTCCTAGCTTATTTTAAAGTAGATTCTAAGATCTCTGTAAATCTTCTCCATGATTTTTCATCTGCAACTTTGTGATATCTACTTGAACCAATGACAGAAAAGGCATGTGGTGCACCACTATATGTTGTCATTTCGTGAGTTATTCCATTCTCTTCTAACTCCATAGCCAAATTAGCGAACTCCTGTAAACTAACAGCTTTGTCAGCACTTCCATGAAATACTACAATAGAACCTTTTGTATTGGAATAATTTTCACCAATAGGAGTTTGTAATCCTCCATGAAAAGTGATAAATGATTTTAAATCTCCACCATTTCTAGCAAATTCCAAAATAGCAGCTCCCCCAAAACAATATCCTACTCCAACGGCATTTGATACATTTGCTCCTAATTTTTTAGCTTCATTATATCCTGCATAAAGAAGTCTTTTCATTTTTGCTCTATTTTGATAAAGTTCATTTGTTAGTTTTTTCTTGTCTTCTGTTTGGGTTGGTCTTATACCTTTTCCATATAAATCAACTGCAAATGTTGCATAACCCAAATCATAAAGCATCTTTGCTCTTTTTACTTCATAATCAGTAACTCCATCCCAATCATGAACCATATAGATAAGTGGTGCATCTTTTGAAGGAGAACTATAATACCCTTCATACTCTTTTCCATCGATATTATATGTAACAAAGCCACTATTTGCAAAAGCAAAACCACTTAAAACAAATATCAACATAATTATCTTTTTCATTGTAATTCCTTTGTTGTGATAAAAAATCTTACTAAATCTTATACATAGTAAACTTAAATATTTATATTAATAATTTCTTTATTTTAATAGAAATAATTATTTTAGAATTCTTTAGTTAGAATACACACTAACTAAATAAAATGGACTTTTTTTGAAAATAGAGACTAAAATAGCTAAATTTACGACTCCTTTACACCTAGAAAGTGGACGAATTTTAGAACCTTATGAAATAAAATACGAAACCTACGGAGAATTAAACCAAGATAAATCAAATGTAATCGTTATCTGTCATGCTTTAAGTGGCTCTCATCATGCAGCTGGAAGATATGAAAATGAAGCGAAACCGGGTTGGTGGGATAATTTTATAGGTGATGGCAAAACTATTGATACTACAAAATACTTTGTAATCTGTACAAATAATCTTGGCTCTTGTTTTGGTTCAACTTCGCCAATGAGTCCTATGAATAAAGCAGGAGAAGCATACAGACTTAAATTCCCAGTTTTGGCCATAACAGATATCGTAAAAGCTCAAAAAAGACTTTTTACTTCCCTTGGTATAGAACATGTAAAAGCAGTTATTGGTGGAAGTATGGGTGGTATGCAAGCACTTTGTTATTCTATTGAGTATCCAGATTTTGCAGATACAATTATAGCTATGGCAACAACAGCATACACAAGACCTTGGGCAATAGCAGTAAATAAAATAGCAATGGAATCCATAAGAAATGATCCAGCTTTTAAAAATGGAAACTACACAAAAGGTGACCTTATAGCAAATGGTTTACCAGGACTTGCAATTGGTAGGATGGCAGGACTGATTGCCTATGTGGGACCAAACTCTATGAATAATAAATTTGGTAGAAATTATGTAGAAACAGATGGTCTTTATGAACTTTTTGGTAGATTTGAAGTTGAGAGATATTTAGAATACAATGCTTACAATTTTCCAAAGATATTTGACCCCTTATCATATTTGTATGTTTGTAAGACTATGAATATTTTCGATGCAGCAAGGGGAACAGATAAGTTGCCAGATGCCTTATCAAAGATAAAATGTGACCTTCATCTTATCTCTTTTTCTGATGATGTTTTATTTTTCCCACAAGAGATGGAAGAGATTTATAATATAATGAGAGATATGAATATGGAAAATGTAAAGTATAAAATGATAGAATCTACACATGGACATGATTCATTTTTGGTGGAACTTGATAAGTTCAAAGATTATGTAGTCGATATATTGGAGAAAAAAATATGAGTGAAGAAATAAAAGAAGAATTAAGTTTCGAAGAAAAAGTTGAAAATGCAAAAGAATTATTAGAAAAGTTAGCAAATCCAGATATAACATTGAGTTCATCTGTAGAGATATATAAAAATGGTATGAAAGAACTTGATGATGCCCAAAAACTTTTAGAAACTTCAAAACTTCAATTCAAAGAACTATCTGAAAAATAAAAATATAACAATTTGATATATTTTTTGTAACTATAAAAAATATTTGATAAACTTTTCTTACTATTTAGGAGAAGTTTATGAAAACCATATCACAACTACAATCATTAGATAAACCAAGGGAAAGACTTTTAAAGTATGGTACTAGTGCTTTAAAAAACTACGAACTAATAGCTGTACTACTAGGAAGTGGAGTAAAAGGCAAAGATATCATAAAACTTTCACATGAAATAGAAAAGTTCTTTGATTCAAATTTTGAAAATATAGATTTAAAAACCCTACTTAAAATACACGGACTAGGAACTGCAAAAGCTAGTCAAATAATATCTGCAATAGAACTGTCAAAAAGATACCTAATAGATACTCAAAATTATAAAATAAACTCTGCTAGTGATGTATACGAAGAACTAAAACCCTACAAAAACAAACGCCAAGAATACTTCCTAACTCTATATTTAGATGGAGCAAACAATCTAATCGAAACCAAAATCATCACAATAGGAACACTAAACCAAAGCCTAGTGCACCCAAGAGAAGTATTTTCCCACGCCATAGAAAAAAGATGCGCCAGCATAATTGTAGCCCACAATCACCCAAGTGGCATACTAAAACCAAGCAGTGAAGATATCAATGTAACACAAAGATTAAAAGAATCAGGAAAGATTTTAGGTATAGAACTTTTAGATCATGTAATATTTACAAATGAGGGGTTTGTCAGTTTGAATGAAGAGGGCGTGTTGTGATAGAATTGTATTAAATAAAATTCTTAGATAATTGTTGTAAAATAGGTACTTTAATAAAAAGTACGAGATACAAATTAAAAAATTGTGGAGGTACAATATGGATGATAAAAATAGTATAAAAATATTTGAAGATAAAAAAGTAAGAACTCTTTGGGATGAAGAAAAAGAGCAGTGGTTTATTTCAATTATTGATGTGATTGAAGTACTAACCCAAAGTGATAGACCCAGAAAGTATTGGAGTGACTTAAAAGCTAAGTTAAAAAAAGAGGGAAGTGAGTTGTCCGAAAAAATCGGACAACTGAAAATGAAATCTTCTGATGGAAAATTTTACAAAACAGATGTAGCCACAACTGAGCAACTTTTTAGACTCATTCAATCAATCCCCTCACCAAAAGCTGAGCCATTTAAACTTTGGTTGGCAAAGTTAGGACAAGAGCGACTTGATGAGATGAGTGATCCTGAACTTAGTATCGATAGAGCTTTGAAACAATATTTAGAATTAGGTTATAGTGAGAATTGGATAAATCAAAGACTAAAAAGTATCGAAATACGAAAAGAGCTTACCGATGAGTGGAAAAGTATAGGCTTAAAAGAGGGATTTGAATTTGCTACCTTGACGGACATCATCACAAAAACTTGGTCAGAAAAAACCACCAAAGAGTACAAAATACTCAAAGGGCTTAAAAAAGAGAATTTAAGAGACAATATGACAAATACGGAGCTTATTTTAAATATGTTGGCAGAAGCTTCTACCAAAGATATATCACAAGTAACCAATCCAAAAGATTTAGAAGAAAGTAAAATAGTAGCTTCACAAGGTGGTAATGTAGCCAAAGTAGCAAGAGAAGCACTTGAATCAAAAACAGGTAAAAAAGTTGTCACAAGTAAAAATGCGAAAAATATCTTAGAGAATCAAAAGAAAATAGAGTGATGAAAAAATACAGAAGAAATTGTGATTTGCTTTCAAATAAAACTCATTAAGATATGCTCCCAGCATATCTCTTTACATTCAAACACAGTTATTTGAGGATTACGCAAATCAAAATCAACAATTTAACGATTGCAGATGTTGAATATAAGGGATTAGGACATTTCATTTTTTGATTTATAAAAACTATTTTATATTTTAGCCGTATCACTACTATGTTTTAGTAAAATAATATTCTTAAATTTATGATACCTTGGAAAATAAATGAAATACAATGAAGATACAAGAGTAAAAATACCATCTATATTGCATCTTACACGATTAGGATATAAGTATTTATCTTTGAAAAATTCCGAATGGGATATAAATACAAATATTTTTACAGATATCTTTAAATCTAGTATTGAAAGAATTAATAAAACAATAAATGATTTAGATTTAAATAAAGTTTACGAAGAGGTTTTTTTATTACTTGATTATGAAGATTTCGGTCAAGCTTTTTATCTAAGAATTATTGAAAAGTCTGGCATAAAACTTATAGATTTTGAAAACTTTGAAAACAACTCTTTTCACATAGTTACAGAACTTCCATGTAAAAATGGTGATGAAGAGTTTAGACCTGATATTACACTTTTAATTAATGGTATGCCATTGGTTTTTATAGAGGTTAAAAAACCAAATAATAAAGATGGTGTATTAGCAGAAAGAGAGAGAATAAATGTTAGGTTTTCAAATGATAGATTTAGAAAATTTATCAATATAACACAAATTATGGTATTTTCAAACAATATGGAATATGATGATAATTCTATTGAACCAATAGAGGGTGCATTTTATGCTACACCATCAAAAAATCCTATATTTAACTATTTTAGAGAAGAAGAAAAATTAAATTTAGCACAACTTTTAAATGATTTGGATAATAATACAGAAAATGAGATATTAAAAGACAATAATCTTGAAGTAATAAAAAACAATGCAGAGTTTATTACAAATAAATCACCTAACACTCCAACAAACAGATTGAGTACTTCGTTGTTTTCAAAAGACAGATTAAAGTTTTTGTTAGAGTTTGGAATTGCTTATGTAAAATCAAAAGATGGTCTACAAAAACATATCATGCGATACCCTCAAATATTTGCAACAAGAGCGATTGAAAGTAAACTTGATGAAGGTATAAAAAAAGGTATTATTTGGCATACACAAGGTAGTGGTAAAACAGCACTTGCTTTTTATAATGTCAGATATTTAACAAGCTATTTTCAAACTAAAAAAATCATTCCAAAGTTTTATTTTATTGTTGATAGATTAGATTTATTAACCCAAGCAAAAAAAGAGTTTACAGCAAGAGGTTTAAAAGTTCATACTATAGCAAGCCGTGAAGATTTTGCAAAAGATATTAAAAAAACTACTGCTATTCACAACGATAGAGGTGAATATGAAATTACAGTAGTAAATATTCAAAAATTTGAAGATGACCCTAATGTTATCTCTATTGTAGATTATGATATTAACATTCAAAGAGTATATTTCTTAGATGAAGTTCATAGAAGCTATAACCCAAAAGGAAATTTTTTAGCTAACTTAGAGACCTCTGATAAAAATGCAATAAAAATAGGACTAACAGGAACACCTCTTTTAGGAGAAGATACAAGCTCAAAATTATTGTTTGGTGATTATATTCACAAGTATTATTATAACTCTTCTATTGCTGATGGTTATACATTGAGACTTATAAGAGAAGAGATAGAGACAACTTATAAATTACAACTTCAAAAAGCTATTGAAGATATAGAAATCTTACAAGGTAACTTAAAAAAAGAAGAGGTTTATTCTCACAAA is part of the Arcobacter sp. F2176 genome and harbors:
- a CDS encoding protein tyrosine phosphatase family protein, producing the protein MKTEAILNYIKINDNISTAGQPKEAELEILANDGFEVVINLALSSATNALENEDKIVSTLGMTYIHLPVDFEYPTKDDLKLFLTLLSSLEGKKVFVHCALNYRVSAFMYVYHKYFLKTPFDEIDLSLLEEWKPSPIWQDILKIEFEELS
- a CDS encoding dienelactone hydrolase family protein; translation: MKKIIMLIFVLSGFAFANSGFVTYNIDGKEYEGYYSSPSKDAPLIYMVHDWDGVTDYEVKRAKMLYDLGYATFAVDLYGKGIRPTQTEDKKKLTNELYQNRAKMKRLLYAGYNEAKKLGANVSNAVGVGYCFGGAAILEFARNGGDLKSFITFHGGLQTPIGENYSNTKGSIVVFHGSADKAVSLQEFANLAMELEENGITHEMTTYSGAPHAFSVIGSSRYHKVADEKSWRRFTEILESTLK
- a CDS encoding homoserine O-acetyltransferase produces the protein MKIETKIAKFTTPLHLESGRILEPYEIKYETYGELNQDKSNVIVICHALSGSHHAAGRYENEAKPGWWDNFIGDGKTIDTTKYFVICTNNLGSCFGSTSPMSPMNKAGEAYRLKFPVLAITDIVKAQKRLFTSLGIEHVKAVIGGSMGGMQALCYSIEYPDFADTIIAMATTAYTRPWAIAVNKIAMESIRNDPAFKNGNYTKGDLIANGLPGLAIGRMAGLIAYVGPNSMNNKFGRNYVETDGLYELFGRFEVERYLEYNAYNFPKIFDPLSYLYVCKTMNIFDAARGTDKLPDALSKIKCDLHLISFSDDVLFFPQEMEEIYNIMRDMNMENVKYKMIESTHGHDSFLVELDKFKDYVVDILEKKI
- the xseB gene encoding exodeoxyribonuclease VII small subunit, coding for MSEEIKEELSFEEKVENAKELLEKLANPDITLSSSVEIYKNGMKELDDAQKLLETSKLQFKELSEK
- the radC gene encoding DNA repair protein RadC, whose product is MKTISQLQSLDKPRERLLKYGTSALKNYELIAVLLGSGVKGKDIIKLSHEIEKFFDSNFENIDLKTLLKIHGLGTAKASQIISAIELSKRYLIDTQNYKINSASDVYEELKPYKNKRQEYFLTLYLDGANNLIETKIITIGTLNQSLVHPREVFSHAIEKRCASIIVAHNHPSGILKPSSEDINVTQRLKESGKILGIELLDHVIFTNEGFVSLNEEGVL
- a CDS encoding Bro-N domain-containing protein; protein product: MDDKNSIKIFEDKKVRTLWDEEKEQWFISIIDVIEVLTQSDRPRKYWSDLKAKLKKEGSELSEKIGQLKMKSSDGKFYKTDVATTEQLFRLIQSIPSPKAEPFKLWLAKLGQERLDEMSDPELSIDRALKQYLELGYSENWINQRLKSIEIRKELTDEWKSIGLKEGFEFATLTDIITKTWSEKTTKEYKILKGLKKENLRDNMTNTELILNMLAEASTKDISQVTNPKDLEESKIVASQGGNVAKVAREALESKTGKKVVTSKNAKNILENQKKIE
- a CDS encoding type I restriction endonuclease subunit R — its product is MKYNEDTRVKIPSILHLTRLGYKYLSLKNSEWDINTNIFTDIFKSSIERINKTINDLDLNKVYEEVFLLLDYEDFGQAFYLRIIEKSGIKLIDFENFENNSFHIVTELPCKNGDEEFRPDITLLINGMPLVFIEVKKPNNKDGVLAERERINVRFSNDRFRKFINITQIMVFSNNMEYDDNSIEPIEGAFYATPSKNPIFNYFREEEKLNLAQLLNDLDNNTENEILKDNNLEVIKNNAEFITNKSPNTPTNRLSTSLFSKDRLKFLLEFGIAYVKSKDGLQKHIMRYPQIFATRAIESKLDEGIKKGIIWHTQGSGKTALAFYNVRYLTSYFQTKKIIPKFYFIVDRLDLLTQAKKEFTARGLKVHTIASREDFAKDIKKTTAIHNDRGEYEITVVNIQKFEDDPNVISIVDYDINIQRVYFLDEVHRSYNPKGNFLANLETSDKNAIKIGLTGTPLLGEDTSSKLLFGDYIHKYYYNSSIADGYTLRLIREEIETTYKLQLQKAIEDIEILQGNLKKEEVYSHKKFVEPMLAYIVNDFKNSKVRFDDDSIGAMVICDSSAQAKKMYEIFQLKYAKLEAINNENLLEKLVSEPQTTYGINDTGVKRGDLTGKIILHDTGTIQERKDWVEEFKDGKIDILFVDRMLLTGFDAPRLKKLYLGRIIRKHGLLQALTRVNRTYKKFKYGFVVDFADISKEFDATNKAYFEELQNELGNEIESYSSLFKSKEEIEEEIENIKDILFEYDTLDAEIFSQQISKIQDIKKMQEIKKVLENAKSLYNLIRLFGHSELLEKIDFRKLNLLYREASNHLDLLNQKLALEKGDENTNIINLALEDIIFKFTKISEEELILADKLKNTLRKTREAFQNNFDKKDPEYITLKEELERLFKNKNFSEITQDEMNENIGELKKIDEKIRELNRQNDLLKDKYKGDRKYARMHKRIKQNNITDKQSRIFNALEKIKIQLDEKVLNNSAILKHENFFIAETQPIVDVEFEDNNKIELNDESFRYINTMIATEYLNEYNGVNNW